The following proteins are co-located in the Oenanthe melanoleuca isolate GR-GAL-2019-014 chromosome 4, OMel1.0, whole genome shotgun sequence genome:
- the HMGB2 gene encoding high mobility group protein B2 isoform X2: protein MGCGGGRALGRRGSGCCGGQCRGKQEAVRARPGTIRQQHLREQSPAPPAPLSQGPAADLTMGKGDPNKPRGKMSSYAYFVQTCREEHKKKHPDSSVNFAEFSRKCSERWKTMSSKEKGKFEEMAKGDKARYDREMKNYVPPKGEKKGKKKDPNAPKRPPSAFFLFCSEHRPKIKNEHPGLSIGDTAKKLGEMWSEQSAKDKQPYEQKAAKLKEKYEKDIAAYRAKSKGDVGKKGPGRPAGSKKKAEPEEEEEEEEEEEEEEEEDEDEE from the exons ATGGGCTGCGGCGGGGGGCGGGCTCTCGGGCGCCGCGGGTCGGGTTGCTGTGGCGGGCAGTGCCGCGGAAAACAAGAGGCGGTAAGAGCGCGGCCGGGCACCATTCggcagcagcacctgagggagcagagccccgcgccgcccgctcCGCTCAGCCAG GGACCCGCCGCCGACCTCACCATGGGCAAAGGCGACCCCAATAAGCCGCGGGGCAAGATGTCCTCGTACGCCTACTTCGTGCAGACGTGCCGCGAGGAGCACAAGAAGAAGCACCCGGACTCGTCCGTCAACTTCGCCGAGTTCTCGCGGAAGTGCTCGGAGCGGTGGAag ACAATGTCAagcaaggaaaaaggaaagtttgAAGAAATGGCTAAAGGAGACAAAGCTCGCTATGACAGGGAGATGAAAAACTATGTTCCTCCCAAAGGCgagaagaagggaaagaaaaaggaccCCAACGCTCCTAAAAGACCACC ATCTGcgttcttccttttctgttctgaaCACCGTCCGAAAATCAAAAATGAGCACCCTGGCTTGTCTATTGGAGATACAGCAAAGAAATTAGGTGAAATGTGGTCCGAACAGTCGGCCAAAGACAAACAGCCATATGAACAGAAGGCTGCCAAACTAAAGGAGAAGTATGAAAAG gatatTGCAGCATATCGTGCCAAGAGCAAGGGTGATGTAGGGAAAAAGGGCCCAGGCAGGCCTGCAGGATCTAAGAAGAAAGCAGaaccagaggaggaggaggaagaagaggaagaggaggaggaagaggaggaagaagatgaggatgaagaaTAA
- the HMGB2 gene encoding high mobility group protein B2 isoform X1, which produces MGKGDPNKPRGKMSSYAYFVQTCREEHKKKHPDSSVNFAEFSRKCSERWKTMSSKEKGKFEEMAKGDKARYDREMKNYVPPKGEKKGKKKDPNAPKRPPSAFFLFCSEHRPKIKNEHPGLSIGDTAKKLGEMWSEQSAKDKQPYEQKAAKLKEKYEKDIAAYRAKSKGDVGKKGPGRPAGSKKKAEPEEEEEEEEEEEEEEEEDEDEE; this is translated from the exons ATGGGCAAAGGCGACCCCAATAAGCCGCGGGGCAAGATGTCCTCGTACGCCTACTTCGTGCAGACGTGCCGCGAGGAGCACAAGAAGAAGCACCCGGACTCGTCCGTCAACTTCGCCGAGTTCTCGCGGAAGTGCTCGGAGCGGTGGAag ACAATGTCAagcaaggaaaaaggaaagtttgAAGAAATGGCTAAAGGAGACAAAGCTCGCTATGACAGGGAGATGAAAAACTATGTTCCTCCCAAAGGCgagaagaagggaaagaaaaaggaccCCAACGCTCCTAAAAGACCACC ATCTGcgttcttccttttctgttctgaaCACCGTCCGAAAATCAAAAATGAGCACCCTGGCTTGTCTATTGGAGATACAGCAAAGAAATTAGGTGAAATGTGGTCCGAACAGTCGGCCAAAGACAAACAGCCATATGAACAGAAGGCTGCCAAACTAAAGGAGAAGTATGAAAAG gatatTGCAGCATATCGTGCCAAGAGCAAGGGTGATGTAGGGAAAAAGGGCCCAGGCAGGCCTGCAGGATCTAAGAAGAAAGCAGaaccagaggaggaggaggaagaagaggaagaggaggaggaagaggaggaagaagatgaggatgaagaaTAA